A single region of the Manihot esculenta cultivar AM560-2 chromosome 12, M.esculenta_v8, whole genome shotgun sequence genome encodes:
- the LOC110627846 gene encoding acid phosphatase 1, with protein MGRHLVLALALTSLCIGLVTADWNILKQNRKHYGLKSSSLKNYCESWRINVEINNIREFEVVPQECIDYIKHYMTSAQYEADSQRAIEEVKLYLSTCCTMEGDGKDAWIFDVDDTLLSTIPFFKKHNFGGEKLNTTLLEEWMKESKAPALDHTLNLFNEIKNKGVKIFLISSRSEILRSVTVDNLINVGYHGWSSLILRGLDDEFMKVQEYKCWARKQLADEGYRIWGIIGDQWSSFGGLPSAKRTFKLPNSMYYLP; from the exons ATGGGAAGACACCTAGTGCTAGCATTGGCTTTGACAAGCCTCTGCATTGGGCTAGTTACAGCAGATTGGAACATTTTGAAGCAGAACAGGAAACATTATGGGCTGAAATCATCAAGCTTGAAGAACTATTGTGAGAGTTGGAGGATTAATGTGGAGATCAACAACATTAGAGAATTTGAGGTTGTGCCTCAGGAATGTATAGATTACATCAAGCATTACATGACATCTGCTCAGTATGAAGCAGATTCTCAGAGAGCCATTGAAGAGGTCAAGCTCTACCTCAGCACTTGCTGCACTATGGAAGGTGATGGTAAAGATGCTTGGATTTTTGATGTTGATGATACCCTTTTGTCCACCATTCCTTTCTTCAAGAAACACAACTTTGG GGGAGAGAAGTTGAACACAACATTGTTGGAAGAATGGATGAAGGAAAGCAAGGCACCAGCTCTAGATCACACCCTTAATCTTTTCAACGAGATAAAAAACAAAGGGGTCAAAATCTTTCTTATCTCTTCAAGAAGTGAAATCTTAAGATCTGTCACCGTAGATAACCTTATTAATGTTGGGTATCATGGATGGTCCAGTCTCATACTAAG GGGTCTTGATGATGAGTTCATGAAAGTGCAAGAATACAAATGCTGGGCAAGAAAGCAATTGGCGGACGAAGGATACCGCATATGGGGAATTATTGGAGATCAGTGGAGCAGCTTTGGAGGTCTACCAAGTGCTAAAAGAACTTTCAAGTTGCCAAATTCTATGTACTACCTTCCCTAG
- the LOC110628476 gene encoding uncharacterized protein LOC110628476 → MRHLELRKNLAMKILSLQSVKKNQIQKWGKRIASTESAITLGNAKGRRLSFSCCCGLHVLKKLVLKFRTKWKQALGWQRSSIQYSYDLYSYSLNFDDGLCHGHHPSKGSQ, encoded by the exons ATGA GACATCTGGAGTTGAGAAAGAACCTAGCAATGAAGATTTTGAGTCTGCAAAGTGTTAAGAAAAACCAGATTCAGAAATGGGGAAAGAGAATTGCGAGCACCGAGTCTGCTATTACACTTGGTAATGCAAAAGGTAGAAGACTATCATTTAGTTGTTGCTGTGGGTTGCATGTCTTGAAGAAGCTTGTATTGAAGTTCAGAACAAAATGGAAGCAAGCTTTGGGGTGGCAAAGGAGCAGTATACAATACAGCTATGATCTTTATAGCTATTCTCTGAATTTTGATGATGGTCTCTGCCATGGCCATCATCCATCAAAGGGTTCTCAATGA